In the Solibacillus sp. FSL K6-1523 genome, one interval contains:
- a CDS encoding phosphatase PAP2 family protein, with product MKKWAYPLAVVTGIIFIVMAFTYNTSTMNVFDDKIAAILTGNELIILFHYIGEPIFVIAVGVIAFLYLWLREKNYRGMNFILLTFAAGTLINQILKRIFERPRPEIVDQLTSFSFPSGHSMAGVLYLFTLAYIFSEIAKEKRKIQIVWVAAVLLACLIGLSRIAEGRHFATDVIAGWSMGYSWFIVCVIWYEERKRKVIEKTT from the coding sequence GTGAAAAAGTGGGCTTATCCATTAGCCGTTGTAACAGGTATTATTTTTATCGTGATGGCGTTTACTTATAATACATCAACAATGAATGTATTTGATGATAAAATAGCAGCAATCCTAACTGGAAATGAATTGATTATTTTATTTCATTATATAGGGGAGCCAATATTTGTTATTGCAGTTGGAGTGATTGCTTTTCTTTATTTGTGGCTACGTGAAAAAAATTACCGTGGCATGAACTTTATTTTGCTGACATTTGCGGCAGGTACCTTAATAAATCAAATACTGAAAAGAATATTTGAACGTCCACGTCCGGAAATTGTGGATCAGTTAACTTCTTTTAGTTTTCCATCAGGGCACTCAATGGCGGGTGTACTATACTTATTTACCCTTGCTTATATTTTTTCAGAAATCGCAAAAGAGAAGCGGAAAATTCAAATTGTATGGGTTGCTGCTGTCCTATTAGCTTGTTTAATCGGACTGTCGCGAATTGCAGAAGGTCGCCACTTTGCAACAGATGTGATTGCAGGATGGAGCATGGGCTACAGTTGGTTCATTGTATGTGTCATTTGGTATGAAGAGAGGAAAAGGAAAGTTATAGAGAAGACCACCTAA
- a CDS encoding antibiotic biosynthesis monooxygenase family protein has translation MFVQIRKWTLTEGNAGKIIERFSKKPDQGPSLLEKQPGFIGRELLQKKVRRGEDEVVMIIRWESEEAWKNWEKSPEHIAGHKAKIKEHGGKPPKPEFVISMENTNYTVVE, from the coding sequence ATGTTTGTACAAATTCGAAAATGGACGTTAACAGAAGGTAATGCCGGAAAGATTATTGAACGTTTTAGCAAAAAGCCGGATCAAGGGCCCTCATTATTAGAAAAGCAACCAGGCTTCATTGGCCGTGAATTATTACAAAAGAAAGTTCGTCGTGGTGAAGATGAGGTTGTGATGATTATTCGCTGGGAATCTGAAGAAGCATGGAAAAACTGGGAGAAGAGTCCTGAGCATATTGCAGGACATAAAGCGAAAATTAAGGAGCATGGTGGCAAGCCGCCAAAACCAGAATTCGTTATTTCAATGGAAAACACAAATTATACAGTAGTTGAATAG
- a CDS encoding siderophore ABC transporter substrate-binding protein — protein MKNWKLMTVILSMLVLMLAACGSNDDAASKDAEKENAAQTEDTNKDEANSAFPMTIKSTDSNYKDVTFDKVPEKIVVFDYGFLDTLTALDVEVTAVAKGNFPESLKQYSEARYLNAGGLKEPLFEDIAAMAPDVIFISGRQADAYEELSRIAPTVFVGTTNSDYWNTFKASTQIAADLFGKQAEVDAKFAEIEAAIEEVKAISASSDEKALATLYNEKISAYGPGEGSRFGFLHSIYGFPAADDKLENSTHGAQISYEQILEINPDILFVVDRMAATGEESNIAEAFNNDLVNKTNAAKNNKIIYLNGALWYLAAGGLTSELDKVNEVINALK, from the coding sequence ATGAAGAACTGGAAATTAATGACTGTTATTTTATCAATGCTTGTTTTAATGTTAGCTGCATGTGGCTCAAATGATGATGCCGCTTCAAAGGATGCAGAAAAAGAGAACGCTGCTCAAACAGAGGACACGAATAAAGATGAGGCAAATTCAGCATTCCCTATGACAATTAAATCAACAGACTCAAACTATAAAGATGTAACATTTGATAAAGTGCCAGAAAAAATCGTTGTATTTGACTATGGTTTCTTAGATACATTAACTGCTTTAGATGTTGAAGTGACAGCTGTTGCAAAAGGGAACTTCCCAGAATCTTTAAAACAATATTCAGAGGCCCGATATTTAAATGCAGGTGGCTTAAAAGAGCCATTATTTGAAGACATCGCTGCAATGGCACCAGATGTAATTTTCATCTCTGGTCGTCAAGCAGATGCATATGAAGAATTATCAAGAATCGCACCAACAGTATTCGTAGGTACTACAAATAGCGATTATTGGAATACATTTAAAGCGTCAACTCAAATTGCTGCAGATCTTTTCGGTAAGCAAGCTGAAGTAGATGCAAAATTTGCTGAAATTGAAGCAGCTATTGAAGAAGTAAAAGCAATCTCTGCTAGCTCAGATGAAAAAGCATTAGCAACACTTTACAATGAAAAGATTTCAGCTTATGGTCCAGGTGAAGGTTCACGCTTTGGTTTCTTACACAGCATTTACGGTTTCCCAGCTGCGGATGATAAATTGGAAAATTCAACGCACGGTGCACAAATTAGCTATGAGCAAATTTTAGAAATTAACCCAGATATTTTATTCGTAGTTGACCGTATGGCTGCTACTGGCGAAGAATCAAACATTGCAGAAGCTTTTAACAATGATTTAGTAAATAAAACGAATGCAGCTAAAAATAACAAAATTATTTATTTAAATGGAGCACTTTGGTATTTAGCAGCTGGCGGTTTAACTTCTGAACTTGATAAAGTAAATGAAGTTATCAACGCTTTAAAATAA
- a CDS encoding iron ABC transporter ATP-binding protein → MIQVKGLSKYFGKKAVVEDVHVTIETGKITSFIGPNGAGKSTLLSMVSRLLDSDTGEILLDTADVRKMKSEEFAKRVSILKQSNFMNVRLTIRELVSFGRYPYSRGRLTAEDVEHVDRALEYMNLVDMSDKFLDELSGGQRQRAFIAMVIAQDTEYVLLDEPLNNLDMKHSVQIMKILRKLVDELGKTVIIVLHDINFASVYSDRIVALKDGRIVKDGPTHEIINSSALKQIYDMDIPVQEQDGCRICVYFNSH, encoded by the coding sequence ATGATTCAAGTAAAAGGATTAAGCAAATACTTCGGAAAAAAAGCCGTTGTAGAAGATGTCCATGTGACGATCGAAACAGGTAAAATTACATCATTCATCGGTCCAAATGGTGCTGGGAAATCGACGCTGCTTTCGATGGTGAGTCGTTTATTAGATTCAGATACGGGTGAAATATTACTAGATACAGCGGACGTGCGCAAAATGAAGTCAGAGGAATTTGCAAAACGCGTTTCGATTTTAAAACAATCTAACTTTATGAATGTCCGTTTAACGATACGAGAGCTTGTGTCATTTGGGCGCTATCCATATTCACGTGGGCGTCTTACAGCAGAGGATGTTGAGCATGTAGATCGTGCGTTGGAATACATGAACTTAGTTGATATGAGTGACAAGTTTTTAGATGAACTTTCTGGTGGGCAACGTCAGCGTGCGTTCATCGCCATGGTTATCGCACAAGATACAGAATATGTGCTGTTAGATGAGCCTTTAAATAACTTAGATATGAAGCACTCGGTTCAAATTATGAAAATTTTACGCAAGCTTGTAGATGAGCTTGGGAAAACCGTTATTATCGTATTGCACGATATTAACTTCGCCTCGGTTTATTCAGACCGTATTGTGGCATTAAAAGATGGGCGCATTGTTAAAGATGGTCCTACGCATGAAATCATTAATTCGTCTGCATTAAAGCAAATTTACGATATGGACATCCCTGTTCAAGAGCAGGATGGTTGTCGAATTTGTGTTTACTTTAATTCTCATTAG
- a CDS encoding iron chelate uptake ABC transporter family permease subunit, giving the protein MRKTGLKLTILAIVAIICIALYGLYDIKGSFDYAFPRRMIRVLAMIVTGVAIAYSTVVFQTITHNRILTPSVMGLDSMYMVVQTCIYFFLGSSSILVLNKYFNFTISIVAMVLFALILYRFLFRADKQPIYLLLLIGMVLGTLLGSITTFMQVVIDPNEYTSLQNKMFASFNNVNGDLVWVAVGILAIAFIYGYTILSKLDVMSLGRDTAINLGINYDRIVMNVLILSSVLIATSTALVGPILFFGLIVANLSYQFFATYKHSVLIVGASLISIIALVGGQFIVEHVFEFSTTLSVIINFIGGVYFIYLLLKESRSAG; this is encoded by the coding sequence ATGCGTAAAACAGGTTTGAAATTAACCATTTTAGCGATTGTGGCAATCATTTGTATCGCGCTGTATGGTTTATATGATATTAAAGGAAGTTTTGACTATGCGTTTCCACGTCGAATGATTCGGGTCTTGGCAATGATCGTAACGGGTGTAGCAATTGCTTACTCAACGGTTGTCTTCCAAACAATTACGCATAACCGAATTTTGACGCCTTCTGTCATGGGCTTAGATTCGATGTATATGGTTGTACAAACATGTATTTATTTCTTTTTAGGATCGTCTTCTATATTAGTTTTAAATAAATATTTTAACTTTACAATTTCAATTGTGGCAATGGTATTATTTGCGCTTATTTTATATCGTTTCTTATTTAGAGCGGATAAACAACCGATTTATCTCTTATTACTGATCGGGATGGTTTTAGGAACATTGCTTGGAAGCATAACGACATTTATGCAAGTAGTGATTGACCCGAATGAATATACAAGCCTGCAAAATAAAATGTTTGCTAGCTTTAATAACGTCAATGGTGACCTTGTTTGGGTAGCGGTTGGTATTTTAGCAATTGCCTTTATTTACGGCTATACGATTTTAAGTAAGTTAGATGTCATGTCACTAGGTCGTGATACAGCAATCAATCTCGGTATTAACTATGACCGTATTGTGATGAATGTACTTATTTTATCTTCCGTATTAATTGCAACATCTACGGCGCTTGTCGGCCCAATTCTATTTTTCGGATTAATTGTTGCAAACTTATCGTATCAATTTTTTGCGACGTACAAGCATTCGGTCCTTATCGTAGGGGCAAGTTTAATTAGTATTATTGCATTAGTCGGTGGGCAGTTTATTGTCGAGCATGTATTCGAATTTAGTACGACATTGAGCGTTATTATTAACTTCATTGGTGGCGTTTACTTTATTTATTTACTATTAAAAGAGAGTAGGTCAGCAGGATGA
- a CDS encoding ABC transporter permease: protein MRLWYLIVATVVLSCISLFLGAKDITPLDLLDFSSEETEIFLISRVPRLIAIILAGVGMSIAGLIMQSLSRNKFVSPTTAGTDDAAKFGVLIAMIYTGGTQSEKVVLAFVFALLGTMLFMQLLNRIKFKDAIFIPLVGIMFGNIISSMTTFFAYKADILQNVSAFLMGSFTLVIKGNYELLYLSVPVIIVTYLYANRFTVAGMGEDFAKNLGVRYRLVVNLGLTLVALISTTVILTVGLIPFVGLIIPNIVSIYKGDNLKKTLPHTAVLGALFLLACDIVGRILIFPYEIPINLTVGVIGGVIFLIMLFRGRSYA from the coding sequence ATGAGATTATGGTATTTGATCGTCGCTACTGTTGTTCTATCATGCATTTCGTTATTTCTAGGTGCTAAAGATATAACGCCACTCGATTTGCTTGATTTTTCATCAGAAGAGACAGAAATCTTTTTAATTAGCCGTGTCCCGCGCTTAATTGCAATTATATTAGCGGGTGTTGGTATGAGTATAGCTGGTTTAATCATGCAATCTTTAAGTCGAAATAAATTTGTATCGCCAACAACTGCTGGGACAGATGATGCAGCAAAGTTTGGTGTGTTAATTGCGATGATTTATACAGGTGGAACACAATCGGAAAAAGTTGTATTAGCCTTTGTTTTTGCATTGTTAGGTACAATGCTATTCATGCAACTGTTAAATCGTATTAAGTTTAAAGATGCCATTTTCATTCCACTTGTAGGAATTATGTTCGGAAATATTATTTCTTCCATGACGACGTTTTTTGCGTATAAAGCAGATATTTTACAAAACGTGTCAGCCTTTTTAATGGGGAGCTTTACATTAGTTATTAAAGGAAACTATGAATTATTGTATTTAAGTGTTCCTGTTATTATTGTTACATATCTTTATGCAAATCGTTTTACAGTTGCAGGTATGGGGGAAGACTTTGCGAAAAACCTTGGTGTTCGCTATAGATTAGTCGTGAATTTAGGACTTACTTTAGTAGCACTTATTTCAACAACTGTTATATTAACAGTCGGTTTAATTCCGTTTGTTGGATTAATTATTCCAAACATCGTATCGATTTATAAAGGGGATAATTTAAAGAAAACATTACCGCATACAGCAGTACTAGGGGCGTTGTTCCTACTGGCATGTGATATCGTTGGTCGAATTTTAATTTTCCCATATGAAATCCCAATTAACTTAACAGTCGGTGTAATCGGCGGCGTGATCTTCTTAATCATGTTGTTTAGGGGGCGTTCATATGCGTAA
- the menC gene encoding o-succinylbenzoate synthase yields the protein MKLVEVTIYQLEMIMKTPFTTSLGTMQNKRFLVIKAKDESGVIGWGEGVAFEEPSYTEETLKTSIHMLEDFLIPKVLGQQLSHPDEVYELFRPIRRNNMAKAAIEGAAWDIYAQQTNQTLAQAIGGTAEKIEVGISIGLQPTDEQLIATIQEFLAQGYKRIKVKIKPGKDIALIRTIREAFPTVPLMADANSSYTLDDMELLKQLDEFNLMMIEQPLAHDDLIDHATLQKQIQTPICLDESITSYEDARKAIQLGSCGVINIKIARVGGISEAKRIHELCGEQGIPVWCGGMLEAGIGRAQNVALTSLSNFTMPGDTAASERYWYEDIILPEVTVEDGYITVPSTVGLGYQVNEQAIEKYCIERKVLKNPLNL from the coding sequence ATGAAATTAGTTGAAGTAACGATTTATCAGCTCGAGATGATTATGAAAACACCATTCACAACGAGTCTAGGAACAATGCAAAATAAACGTTTTTTAGTCATAAAGGCAAAGGATGAGTCGGGTGTAATCGGCTGGGGAGAAGGCGTTGCATTTGAAGAGCCTTCTTATACTGAAGAGACGCTAAAAACATCCATACATATGCTAGAAGATTTTTTAATACCAAAAGTGTTAGGGCAACAATTATCCCATCCAGACGAGGTTTATGAATTGTTTCGTCCAATTCGTCGTAACAATATGGCAAAAGCCGCAATTGAAGGTGCGGCATGGGATATTTATGCACAGCAAACGAATCAAACATTAGCGCAAGCAATTGGCGGTACGGCTGAAAAAATTGAGGTTGGTATTAGCATAGGATTGCAGCCAACTGATGAGCAATTGATCGCAACGATTCAAGAATTTTTAGCGCAAGGTTATAAACGGATAAAGGTCAAAATTAAACCAGGAAAAGATATTGCATTAATCCGAACGATTCGAGAGGCATTCCCGACTGTGCCATTAATGGCTGATGCCAATTCGTCATATACTTTGGATGACATGGAGTTATTAAAGCAATTAGATGAATTTAACTTAATGATGATTGAGCAGCCGCTTGCCCATGACGATTTAATCGATCATGCGACATTACAAAAGCAAATTCAAACACCGATTTGCTTAGATGAAAGTATCACTTCTTATGAGGATGCGCGCAAGGCGATCCAACTAGGAAGCTGTGGTGTAATCAATATTAAAATTGCACGAGTTGGTGGAATAAGTGAAGCAAAGCGCATCCATGAATTATGTGGTGAACAAGGCATCCCAGTATGGTGTGGCGGTATGCTTGAAGCTGGAATTGGACGGGCACAAAACGTCGCGCTCACAAGTTTATCTAACTTCACAATGCCAGGAGACACAGCTGCTTCGGAAAGGTATTGGTATGAGGATATTATATTACCTGAGGTGACAGTAGAGGACGGCTACATAACCGTACCAAGTACAGTAGGCCTCGGCTATCAAGTAAACGAGCAAGCGATTGAAAAATATTGCATTGAGAGAAAGGTACTTAAAAATCCTTTGAACCTATAA
- a CDS encoding GNAT family N-acetyltransferase encodes MLESVIVKELTTIEQIEEARDLEHDIWAVGSIPVHQTLATIRNGGIVLGAYLNDELIGFNFSCPGFMEEKVYLYSHMIGIKRNYREQGVGELMKNYLKDLAIERGYRNCRWTFDPLEGRSGHLNFTKLRGYSDTYIPNCYGEMEDPFNRLLPTDRLYVEWQLVDNDYLRWDAKVEELLEEAVPVVEWSLSTDGLPMLDKEQQFMQQESFLKDSYLLPIPMYFQKVKVESPALAEDWRYKTRHILQTMFDQGYKIIHLSKHNEHVSHYLLVKRSLFAL; translated from the coding sequence ATGTTAGAATCGGTAATTGTAAAGGAATTAACAACAATTGAGCAAATAGAAGAGGCAAGGGATTTAGAGCATGATATTTGGGCAGTTGGCAGTATTCCGGTGCACCAAACGCTTGCCACAATTCGAAATGGTGGGATTGTATTAGGCGCTTACCTTAATGATGAACTAATCGGTTTCAACTTTAGTTGCCCAGGCTTCATGGAAGAGAAAGTATACTTGTATTCACATATGATTGGCATTAAACGAAATTATCGTGAGCAAGGTGTAGGCGAGCTCATGAAAAATTATTTAAAGGATCTCGCAATCGAACGAGGTTATCGAAATTGCCGTTGGACATTCGATCCGCTTGAAGGGCGTAGTGGACATTTAAACTTTACAAAGCTACGCGGTTATAGTGATACGTACATTCCAAATTGTTACGGAGAAATGGAAGATCCGTTTAACCGCCTATTGCCGACTGATCGTCTTTACGTAGAATGGCAGCTTGTAGATAATGATTATTTACGCTGGGATGCAAAAGTGGAGGAATTGTTAGAGGAGGCAGTGCCTGTAGTGGAGTGGTCGCTCAGTACGGATGGCTTGCCGATGCTTGATAAGGAGCAACAATTTATGCAACAAGAATCTTTCCTAAAAGACTCCTATTTATTACCGATTCCTATGTATTTCCAAAAAGTGAAAGTGGAAAGTCCAGCACTTGCAGAGGATTGGCGCTATAAAACACGCCATATTTTACAAACGATGTTCGATCAAGGCTATAAAATTATTCATTTATCGAAACATAATGAGCATGTGAGTCATTATTTACTCGTAAAGCGCTCGCTATTTGCTCTATAA
- the hflX gene encoding GTPase HflX: MKDVETLVEKGILVGVSLQKDEHFDYSMEELANLAEALNVEVVGMVTQNLDRVTPSHYVGTGKIEEIKAFFEEADANIVIFNDELSPSQIRNLESELACKVIDRTMLILDIFGRRAKTREAQLQVELAQLQYMLPRLVGLHASLSRQGGGTGGGFKNRGAGETKLELDRRKIEDQIAKIKRDLEIVKEQRETQRKQRRKNAIPVVSIVGYTNAGKSTIMNQLLAKIGQDEAKQVFEKDMLFATLETSVRHIELADNKSFLLTDTVGFVSKLPHHLVKAFRSTLEEARDADLLLHVVDVSNEEYRFMMDVTNDTLKAVGVEDVPTLYVYNKSDLANLEYPLVSGDNIWISAKEDVGLEELVQLIRKQVFADYKMCRMLIPYDQGAIVSYLNEHATILETAYEEEGTLLTLEVQEADYQKYECYVTK; encoded by the coding sequence ATGAAAGATGTTGAAACTTTAGTGGAAAAAGGGATATTAGTGGGGGTGAGTTTACAAAAGGATGAGCATTTTGATTATTCAATGGAGGAACTCGCCAATTTAGCAGAAGCCTTAAATGTTGAAGTCGTTGGTATGGTCACGCAAAATTTAGACCGTGTCACGCCATCACACTATGTTGGGACTGGAAAAATCGAGGAGATTAAAGCTTTCTTTGAAGAAGCAGATGCGAATATTGTTATTTTTAATGATGAGCTTTCACCATCTCAAATCCGAAACTTGGAAAGTGAATTGGCGTGCAAAGTAATTGACCGGACGATGCTTATTTTAGATATTTTCGGAAGACGTGCTAAAACGCGAGAGGCACAACTACAAGTCGAACTTGCACAATTACAATATATGCTGCCACGCTTAGTTGGGCTACACGCTTCGTTATCGCGTCAAGGTGGGGGCACGGGCGGCGGCTTTAAAAACCGTGGTGCTGGTGAAACGAAATTGGAGCTCGATCGTCGTAAAATTGAGGATCAAATTGCAAAAATAAAACGAGATTTAGAAATTGTAAAAGAGCAACGAGAAACACAGCGAAAGCAGCGTCGGAAAAATGCAATCCCTGTCGTGTCAATTGTCGGCTATACGAATGCAGGGAAGTCTACGATTATGAATCAGCTTCTCGCTAAAATAGGACAAGATGAAGCGAAGCAAGTATTTGAAAAAGATATGCTGTTTGCTACGCTAGAAACTTCTGTGCGTCATATTGAGCTTGCGGATAATAAATCCTTTTTATTAACAGATACAGTTGGATTTGTTAGTAAACTTCCTCACCATTTAGTAAAGGCTTTCCGTTCAACATTAGAGGAAGCACGAGATGCAGATTTACTTTTACATGTTGTGGATGTGTCGAATGAAGAATACCGCTTTATGATGGATGTAACCAATGATACGTTAAAGGCTGTTGGGGTGGAAGATGTGCCAACGCTTTATGTATATAATAAGTCGGATTTAGCAAACTTAGAATATCCGCTCGTAAGTGGTGATAATATTTGGATTTCTGCCAAAGAGGATGTTGGATTAGAGGAGCTCGTACAGTTGATTCGCAAGCAAGTTTTTGCAGATTATAAAATGTGTAGGATGCTTATCCCATATGATCAAGGAGCTATCGTTTCTTATTTAAATGAGCATGCGACGATTTTGGAAACAGCTTATGAAGAAGAAGGAACTTTACTTACACTTGAGGTGCAGGAAGCCGATTATCAAAAATATGAGTGTTATGTAACGAAATAA
- a CDS encoding class I SAM-dependent methyltransferase, with protein sequence MEFQQMKEQLIALFNSKTLVQATISQPRQKSNELKRVRLKPVELRGAYMIQLEYQYERVLKHENIPLEDVRQQLDLLFEQFRQMHAEFSDQTVQVQLSKKNKVLWKSDQALSTKQINLSHNRKKQYLLDESRIYPFLVRLGVQSEDGQIKKQKYDKFKQINRFVEFIDDSLAHLPKDRQIRILDFGSGKSYLTFALYHYLKIEKGFNIRVTGLDLKKEVIEDCNRIAQDLHYEDLEFQVGDINDYNDETSVDMVVTLHACDVATDMALARAVKWGAKVILSVPCCQHELNRQLQVPELNIMTQHGLVKERFAALATDSIRAEILSLVGYETQLLEFIDMENTPKNILIRAYFTGKVPTHEQRQKYNEFVQFLNAKPFLENELRDLLEN encoded by the coding sequence ATGGAATTCCAACAAATGAAGGAGCAACTTATTGCGCTCTTTAACTCAAAAACACTCGTGCAGGCAACAATTAGCCAGCCACGTCAAAAATCAAATGAACTGAAACGCGTTCGACTAAAACCAGTCGAATTACGTGGCGCCTATATGATTCAGCTCGAGTATCAGTATGAGCGTGTTTTAAAACATGAAAACATCCCTCTCGAAGATGTTCGGCAACAGCTGGATCTATTGTTTGAACAGTTCCGTCAAATGCATGCGGAGTTTTCTGACCAAACTGTTCAAGTCCAGCTTTCGAAAAAAAATAAAGTACTTTGGAAATCAGATCAAGCATTATCAACAAAGCAAATTAATTTATCACATAATCGAAAAAAGCAGTATTTACTTGATGAATCACGTATTTATCCGTTTTTAGTACGTCTAGGTGTGCAATCTGAGGATGGTCAAATTAAAAAGCAAAAATACGATAAATTTAAGCAGATCAATCGTTTTGTTGAATTTATTGATGACTCTCTTGCTCATTTACCGAAAGACCGACAAATCCGCATTTTAGATTTTGGTTCGGGCAAATCTTATTTAACGTTTGCTCTGTATCATTATTTAAAAATCGAAAAAGGATTCAATATTCGTGTAACAGGACTCGATTTAAAAAAGGAAGTCATCGAGGATTGTAATCGAATTGCACAAGATCTGCACTATGAGGATCTAGAGTTCCAAGTTGGGGACATTAATGACTATAATGACGAAACTTCTGTCGATATGGTCGTTACCCTACATGCATGCGATGTTGCGACCGATATGGCTTTAGCACGTGCGGTTAAATGGGGAGCAAAAGTTATTTTAAGTGTCCCTTGCTGCCAACATGAACTAAACCGTCAGTTACAAGTTCCTGAATTAAATATTATGACGCAGCACGGTCTAGTGAAAGAACGATTCGCCGCGCTTGCTACTGATTCAATCCGTGCTGAAATCTTATCACTCGTCGGCTATGAAACGCAGCTACTGGAATTTATCGATATGGAAAACACACCTAAAAACATTTTAATTCGTGCGTATTTTACCGGCAAGGTACCTACACATGAACAACGTCAAAAGTATAATGAATTTGTCCAATTCTTAAATGCAAAGCCATTTTTAGAAAATGAACTTCGTGATTTACTTGAAAATTAA
- a CDS encoding DUF47 domain-containing protein, with amino-acid sequence MFKQRKQDPFFSALHKIAVNIREAVHYANDFRIESVADLKELSVRMKQYETAGDKLIHELIVMLNKSFMTPIEREDILALAIRMDDILDGTEGTIAHFEMFSLIEVDESMRNFLSYIVKSVDEIVKATDLLNKKDLVGMRQHAILIKDYERECDEVLRSSIKQLFLNEKDPIRLIKFKDIYEQLEEIADYCQTVANTIETIIMRNA; translated from the coding sequence ATGTTTAAACAAAGAAAACAAGACCCATTCTTTTCAGCCTTGCATAAAATTGCTGTAAATATACGTGAAGCTGTACATTACGCGAATGATTTCCGTATAGAGTCCGTCGCTGATCTAAAAGAACTTAGCGTCCGCATGAAACAATATGAAACAGCCGGTGATAAATTAATTCATGAACTAATCGTCATGCTCAATAAATCATTTATGACCCCTATTGAACGTGAAGACATTTTAGCACTGGCAATTCGTATGGATGATATTTTAGATGGTACAGAAGGCACGATTGCACACTTTGAAATGTTTTCATTAATCGAAGTAGATGAATCCATGCGCAATTTCTTATCCTATATTGTGAAATCAGTTGATGAAATCGTCAAAGCGACAGACTTACTTAATAAAAAGGATCTTGTAGGAATGCGCCAACATGCGATTCTTATTAAAGACTACGAACGTGAATGTGATGAAGTATTACGCTCATCTATTAAGCAACTGTTTTTAAATGAAAAAGATCCAATCCGTTTAATTAAATTTAAAGATATTTACGAGCAACTCGAAGAAATTGCAGACTATTGCCAAACAGTAGCAAACACAATTGAAACAATTATTATGCGCAATGCATAA